In Aricia agestis chromosome 14, ilAriAges1.1, whole genome shotgun sequence, one genomic interval encodes:
- the LOC121733778 gene encoding glutamate receptor ionotropic, kainate 2-like, producing the protein MCETIKMTSYKSLLVCLLYAVCTEATVSTRFPIGGLFNSQNMQSSMQAFENIVKMGTTKSYHGRAIYLKVLDSYSTSLELCPYTQDNKGIVALIDARPTNGICDTTCLICNRLNISHLSLGWEPTDTMEQDLFTISYAPPPELISKAYAALIKKLQWDKFTFLYEDDGSFIRLQEVINSWPYKNEQILFRKLDPEGDNLETFKYIFKAAHMSYHILDCDIKNVRKYMEEVIKVENSTQYQSFILTNLDAYSINLDEIPDLMANVSTMHLTRPNDIRWKDIDMNTDNFTIRLETALSADALNHLEKAIRSMHSDSNEEIDFQRPSSIENPPPLCFMESKADYEAIAWPLGDNLRQALLKTTSKGFSGPISFDEFGRRKDFVVHYSKLNNESQFIYVGYWDSRTDKIVEEKAVTDRSTARNSKSVIRVVSKIGLPYFDVDESNGTTKFRGYGVDLIDEIFKHIKEVQKEDLKYQFYKVKEFGNPIVGTKKWTGIMGELLEHNAELAIGDITITSERMAVVDFSTPFMSLGISVLIKAPDPVVPDKFSFINPLSLDVWLYLATTYIIVSFVLLICARMSQGDWVNPHPCNQNPENLQNIWSLYNCMWLTMGSIMTQGCDILPRAAGSRWVTGMWWFFAMIVTASYTANMSTFLSNNRRSNEITDVNQLAEQNAVSYGAQINGSTYRFFETSNDSLYKKLWAVMESAKPTVFTHSNDEGRIRVQRSKGSKGRYAFFMESSAIEYYLKRYCDLRMMGNKLDSKEYGIAMPKNSPHKTLVDTAILALQESGRLQILKKKWWEEEDNEKECKEEEAEEESLQMKNTSGIFLVLGVGGVIGLIVAIIDFLFHAKKICVKERVSYKEALLSEWRASLDPRALHKPAAPPRSAAPSTASPSPERVRSQSRAVSVLRAAQSFINFDEIY; encoded by the exons ATGTGTGAAACAATTAAAATGACGTCATATAAATCGTTGTTAGTTTGCCTTTTGTATGCTGTCTGCACCGAAGCAACTGTTAGCACCCGTTTTCCTATAG GTGGTCTCTTCAATTCACAAAATATGCAAAGCTCGATGCAGGCTTTCGAGAATATCGTCAAGATGGGTACGACGAAATCCTATCACGGACGAGCGATTTACTTAAAAGTTCTTGACAGTTACTCCACATCTTTGGAAC tttGCCCTTATACACAGGACAATAAGGGAATAGTGGCTCTGATCGACGCTCGACCAACTAACGGCATTTGCGACACAACATGTCTTATTTGCAACCGGCTTAAT ATATCACATCTCTCCCTAGGATGGGAACCGACGGACACAATGGAGCAAGACCTTTTCACAATATCCTACGCGCCCCCTCCAGAACTTATATCCAAAGCGTACGCAGCGCTCATAAAGAAACTCCAATGGGATAAGTTTACATTCCTCTACGAAGACGATGGAA GTTTCATACGTCTGCAAGAAGTCATAAATTCTTGGCCGTACAAAAATGAACAAATACTATTCCGGAAGCTCGATCCGGAGGGTGATAATTTGGAAACGTTTAAATACATATTCAAGGCGGCACACATGAGCTACCACATATTGGATTGCGACATCAAAAATGTCAGAAAGTATATGGAGGAAGttataaaagtggaaaattcGACTCAATATCAG AGCTTCATCCTGACGAATCTGGACGCGTACAGCATCAACCTGGACGAGATCCCGGACCTGATGGCCAACGTGTCCACCATGCACCTCACCAGACCCAACGACATACGGTGGAAGGACATCGATATGAACACCGATAATTTCACCATTCGG CTGGAAACAGCACTCTCAGCGGATGCTTTGAATCATCTGGAGAAGGCGATCAGGAGTATGCATAGTGACAGCAACGAAGAAATAGATTTCCAACGACCGTCGAGTATAGAGAATCCACCGCCTTTGTGTTTCATGGAGAGCAAAGCTGATTATGAGGCTATAGCGTGGCCTTTGGGGGACAATTTAAGACAAGCTTTGTTAAAG ACAACATCCAAGGGGTTCTCTGGTCCCATTTCATTCGACGAGTTCGGAAGACGGAAAGACTTCGTTGTCCACTACTCGAAACTGAACAACGAGAGTCAGTTCATTTATGTGGGCTACTGGGATTCAAGAACGGACAAGATTGTGGAGGAGAAAGCAGTCACTGATAGATCCACAGCTCGAAATTCCAAATCTGTTATACGG GTCGTATCAAAAATTGGATTGCCTTACTTTGATGTCGATGAGTCGAACGGAACGACCAAGTTTAGAGGTTACGGCGTGGATCTCATAGATGAAATATTCAAACACATAAAAGAGGTACAAAAAGAGGATCTAAAGTACCAGTTTTACAAAGTGAAGGAGTTCGGGAATCCCATTGTGGGAACAAAAAAATGGACCGGTATAATGGGGGAATTGCTTGAACAT AACGCCGAATTGGCGATTGGCGACATAACGATAACATCGGAGCGCATGGCTGTCGTTGACTTTTCTACGCCGTTCATGTCTTTGGGGATCAGCGTCCTAATAAAAGCTCCCGATCCCGTGGTTCCCGACAAGTTCTCATTTATAAATCCACTCTCGTTGGACGTCTGGTTATACCTCGCCACCACTTATATAATAGTGTCATTCGTGTTGCTCATATGTGCACG TATGAGTCAAGGTGACTGGGTGAATCCCCATCCTTGTAATCAGAATCCTGAGAACTTGCAGAATATATGGAGTCTGTACAACTGTATGTGGCTGACGATGGGATCTATTATGACTCAAGGTTGCGATATACTTCCAAG GGCGGCAGGTTCCCGGTGGGTGACGGGTATGTGGTGGTTTTTCGCCATGATTGTGACGGCCTCCTACACCGCCAACATGTCCACCTTCCTCTCCAACAACCGCAGGAGCAACGAGATAACTGACGTCAACCAGCTCGCCGAACAAAACGCAGTGTCTTACGGCGCGCAGATCAACGGTTCGACCTATAGATTCTTTGAA ACTTCAAATGATTCCCTCTACAAGAAGCTGTGGGCAGTAATGGAGTCGGCTAAACCCACCGTATTCACTCACAGCAACGACGAAGGCAGAATCAGGGTCCAACGTAGCAAGGGCAGCAAGGGAAGATACGCCTTTTTCATGGAGTCCTCTGCCATTGAATACTACTTGAAAAGATATTGCGACTTGAGGATGATGGGAAATAAACTCGACTCTAAAGAATATGGAATAGCAATGCCTAAAA atTCGCCGCACAAAACTTTAGTAGATACCGCAATTTTGGCGCTTCAGGAGTCGGGAAGATTGCAGATCTTGAAAAAGAAGTGGTGGGAAGAAGAAGACAATGAAAAGGAATGCAAA GAAGAAGAAGCAGAGGAAGAGTCATTGCAGATGAAGAACACGAGTGGAATATTCTTGGTGCTCGGCGTTGGTGGTGTTATCGGTCTGATCGTGGCCATCATCGATTTCCTCTTCCATGCCAAGAAGATTTGTGTCAAAGAGCGg GTATCATACAAAGAAGCCTTATTGAGCGAGTGGCGGGCGTCCTTGGACCCACGTGCGCTGCACAAGCCGGCCGCGCCGCCGCGATCCGCCGCGCCGTCCACCGCGTCGCCGTCGCCGGAGCGCGTGCGGTCGCAGTCGCGAGCCGTCTCCGTGCTGCGAGCCGCGCAGTCCTTTATCAACTTCGACGAGATTTATTAA
- the LOC121733779 gene encoding glutamate receptor ionotropic, kainate 2-like, with the protein MRGFQVFVTFLIGFFTYSQCAFRNFESLKTTIFIGVILPPNTVTEVAFASTLARATMESEKYNFVMKIKYAPYGDSFAASKAACALLASGVIAIFGPTDDVSAMAVGARCRAARVPHIQAVWRPPPERGFEPPTPPGINLYPEAVALSKAVALFIKDSDWNTYTLLYDDDQGLIRLQEILKHAELGDKWLVRRLDPEGDNRPLLKSLKAYGETRVIIDCPTDRILKYLRQANEVKFFEDYMSYVLMSLDAHTLDLQELRHGLSNVTCLRIFDHSDSRTRSYLADWKARSSPDIKIPTQSHEITVEAALASDAARLITDAVESAPDEFKIEAPVIECNSDTKWEAGEDFINHLLTNPITGITGNVTIDSSTGERTNFNVEIMELSNSGFNSIAKWNAESGFIYIRSLSEVSDILAEKWQNKTFRVVSKLGAPYLVKRTPKPGEVLTGNDRYEGYSKDLINEILNVTLHLNYELEIVHNYGKYNKETNKWDGLIGHLLERKADLAICDLTITYERRAFVDFTTPFMTLGISILYLKPPAPETELFSFLKPFSVDVWIYMAAAYLMVSLLLHMLARLAPNDWENPHPCDKSPEELENIWHIKNSCWLTVGSIMTQGSDILPKGYSTRWVCGMWWFFALIMCSSYTANLAAFLTNAAMDDSIKSAEDLAAQTKIKYGTVDGGSTYAFFKRSNVSTYAKMWANMESARPSVFVDNNDEGLDRVLNGKRGYAFLMESTAIEYQMERKCTLMQVGGLLDSKGYGIAMPFQSSYRTAVDNAVLKLAESGKLVELKNRWWKVGENETHCEEKESDDTGASAAELGVSNVGGVFVVLGVGCGIAAAMGGFEFLWHVREVAIEQKMTQSEAFWAELSFALSFWETEKPVNHSRPSSSASGSNVASRASSVLRSAADLFHLDVFK; encoded by the exons ATGCGAG GTTTTCAGGTGTTTGTTACGTTTCTGATCGGCTTCTTCACATATTCACAATGTGCATTTCGAAATTTCGAGTCTTTGAAAACGACCATTTTTATAG GTGTGATTCTGCCACCGAATACAGTAACAGAGGTGGCATTCGCTTCGACCCTAGCTCGGGCGACCATGGAGAGTGAAAAGTACAATTTCGTCATGAAAATCAAATATGCACCTTATGGAGACAGCTTTGCTGCATCTAAAGCTG CCTGTGCTCTGTTGGCGAGTGGAGTGATCGCAATATTCGGGCCGACGGACGACGTGTCGGCTATGGCGGTTGGGGCGAGGTGTCGAGCCGCGCGGGTGCCTCACATACAA GCGGTGTGGCGGCCGCCCCCTGAGCGAGGCTTCGAGCCGCCTACGCCACCTGGTATCAATTTATACCCCGAAGCAGTCGCGCTGTCTAAAGCCGTGGCCCTTTTTATAAAGGATAGTGATTGGAACACGTATACTTTACTGTACGACGACGATCAAG gTCTAATCAGGCTGCAAGAAATTCTAAAACACGCAGAACTAGGGGATAAATGGCTGGTGAGGAGACTGGACCCAGAAGGTGATAACAGACCTTTATTAAAGTCTTTGAAGGCGTACGGAGAAACTAGAGTCATAATAGATTGTCCTACTGATAGGATCCTGAAATACCTACGTCAGGCGAACGAAGTGAAATTCTTTGAAGACTACATG AGTTACGTCCTTATGTCATTAGATGCGCATACGCTGGACTTGCAAGAATTACGTCACGGCCTATCCAACGTCACATGCTTGCGGATATTCGACCACTCAGACTCCAGAACTAgatcgtacttggccgattggAAGGCTCGCAGCTCACCTGACATTAAGATTCCTACGCAGAGCCATGAAATTACT gTAGAGGCAGCACTTGCCAGTGATGCTGCAAGACTAATTACAGACGCAGTGGAAAGTGCACCAGATGAATTTAAAATAGAAGCACCTGTCATTGAATGTAACTCTGATACTAAATGGGAAGCCGGTGAAGATTTCATCAATCATTTGTTGACG AATCCTATAACAGGTATAACAGGCAACGTAACTATAGACAGCTCAACTGGCGAACGAACTAACTTCAACGTGGAAATAATGGAGCTATCTAACAGCGGTTTTAACAGCATAGCCAAATGGAACGCAGAATCAGGGTTCATATACATACGGAGTCTCAGCGAAGTGTCAGATATATTAGCAGAGAAGTGGCAGAATAAGACATTCAGGGTAGTATCCAAGCTAGGCGCTCCGTACCTCGTGAAAAGAACACCCAAGCCGGGTGAAGTTCTGACCGGTAATGATCGCTATGAGGGATATTCGAAGGatttaattaatgaaatacTGAACGTTACTCTGCACCTGAATTACGAGCTCGAAATCGTTCACAATTACGGCAAATACAATAAAGAGACTAACAAATGGGACGGCCTCATAGGACACCTTTTGGAAAGG AAAGCCGATCTGGCTATCTGCGACCTCACAATAACGTACGAGAGACGAGCATTTGTGGATTTTACGACGCCATTTATGACTTTGGGGATCAGCATTCTGTATCTGAAGCCTCCCGCGCCGGAGACGGAACTATTCTCGTTCCTCAAGCCCTTTTCCGTCGATGTCTGGATTTATATGGCCGCTGCCTATTTAATGGTCTCACTGTTGTTACACATGTTGGCCAG ACTTGCACCTAACGACTGGGAAAACCCTCACCCGTGCGACAAATCTCCTGAGGAGTTGGAAAACATTTGGCACATTAAAAATTCCTGCTGGCTCACAGTCGGGTCGATCATGACACAAGGCTCTGATATACTGCCCAA GGGTTACTCCACTCGATGGGTTTGCGGCATGTGGTGGTTCTTTGCTCTGATCATGTGCTCATCGTACACTGCCAATCTCGCTGCCTTCCTGACGAATGCTGCAATGGACGACTCCATTAAAAGTGCTGAGGATCTAGCTGCGCAAACGAAAATTAAGTATGGCACCGTAGACGGAGGATCTACGTATGCTTTCTTCAAG CGATCAAACGTATCCACGTACGCGAAAATGTGGGCCAATATGGAGTCAGCTCGACCGTCTGTGTTCGTTGACAATAATGATGAGGGGCTCGACAGAGTTCTTAATGGGAAACGAGGGTACGCCTTCCTGATGGAGTCCACTGCCATAGAATACCAGATGGAACGGAAATGCACTCTCATGCAAGTTGGCGGTCTACTAGACTCTAAAGGATATGGAATCGCTATGCCGTTTC AGTCGTCATATCGCACTGCGGTGGACAACGCGGTGCTGAAACTTGCGGAGAGCGGAAAGCTGGTGGAGCTCAAGAACCGATGGTGGAAGGTCGGGGAGAATGAAACACACTGTGAA GAGAAAGAAAGCGACGACACGGGCGCCAGCGCGGCCGAGCTGGGCGTGTCGAACGTGGGTGGCGTGTTCGTGGTTCTGGGCGTGGGCTGCGGGATCGCCGCGGCCATGGGCGGCTTCGAGTTCCTGTGGCACGTGCGCGAAGTCGCCATTGAGCAGAAG ATGACACAGTCTGAAGCGTTTTGGGCGGAGCTCTCATTCGCGCTGAGTTTCTGGGAGACCGAGAAACCTGTCAATCACTCCCGCCCATCGTCGTCTGCGTCTGGCTCCAATGTGGCGTCCAGAGCCTCCTCCGTGCTACGATCCGCTGCTGATCTTTTCCACCTCGATGTGTTCAAGTAG